The proteins below come from a single Brevundimonas sp. LM2 genomic window:
- a CDS encoding M23 family metallopeptidase, whose amino-acid sequence MLTAVAAVSVAMLAGKVYQPAAAEVVPELTPQQMASLEARAFETASTPAGLTAPEAIPVQIRRGETFEDAVRRTGIGEAEASAVAATLSNAFDLSQLRAGLKFETAISRPRAGRGDARLIGLTMRTGPASQLTVSRSFDGALRLRALEERVTQETMVVNAKVEGSLTATAQRMGADAAIRRTANKLFGHRFDLDRDIRAADSFTLVFDRSVTENGRTIDTGDLLYAELKGAVFYRFQRPGAREVEYFDAAGKSMRSSMMRTPLDRAARVSSSFGFRVHPISGYRKMHQGIDFAAGTGTPIVAPADGVVIEARRWGGYGNWLRVRHASGLESGYGHLSRYGSGIRPGQRVRQGQVIAYVGSTGASTGPHLHYELWRNGQRINPGSIKVEDNVQLAGNDLAAFRAEKSRIDRIIASGGERRPAVMQASVNGLRPAAAATRS is encoded by the coding sequence ATGCTCACAGCCGTCGCCGCCGTCTCGGTCGCGATGCTCGCCGGCAAGGTCTATCAACCCGCCGCGGCCGAAGTGGTTCCCGAACTGACTCCCCAGCAGATGGCTTCGCTGGAGGCGCGCGCCTTCGAGACGGCCAGCACGCCTGCCGGCCTGACGGCGCCCGAGGCCATCCCGGTCCAGATCCGGCGCGGCGAGACCTTCGAAGACGCCGTGCGTCGCACCGGCATCGGCGAGGCCGAGGCGTCCGCCGTGGCCGCGACCCTGTCCAATGCCTTCGACCTGAGCCAGCTCCGCGCCGGCCTGAAGTTCGAGACCGCCATTTCCCGTCCCCGCGCCGGTCGCGGCGACGCCCGCCTGATCGGCCTGACCATGCGGACCGGTCCCGCCAGCCAGCTGACCGTCTCGCGCAGCTTCGACGGCGCGCTGCGGCTGCGCGCGCTCGAGGAACGCGTCACGCAGGAGACCATGGTCGTCAACGCCAAGGTCGAGGGTTCGCTGACCGCCACGGCCCAGCGCATGGGGGCGGACGCCGCCATCCGCCGCACCGCCAACAAACTGTTCGGCCACCGCTTCGACCTGGATCGCGACATCCGCGCCGCCGACTCCTTCACCCTGGTGTTCGATCGTTCGGTGACCGAGAACGGCCGGACCATTGACACCGGTGACCTGTTGTACGCCGAGCTGAAGGGCGCGGTCTTCTATCGCTTCCAGCGCCCGGGTGCCCGCGAGGTCGAATATTTCGACGCGGCCGGCAAGAGCATGCGCTCGTCGATGATGCGCACCCCGCTGGATCGCGCCGCGCGCGTCAGCTCCAGCTTCGGCTTCCGCGTCCATCCGATCTCCGGCTACCGCAAGATGCACCAGGGCATCGATTTCGCCGCCGGCACCGGCACGCCGATCGTGGCCCCCGCCGACGGCGTGGTGATCGAGGCCCGGCGCTGGGGCGGCTACGGCAACTGGCTGCGCGTGCGCCACGCCAGCGGGCTGGAAAGCGGCTACGGCCACCTGTCGCGCTACGGCTCGGGCATCCGTCCCGGCCAGCGCGTCCGCCAGGGCCAGGTCATCGCCTATGTCGGCTCGACCGGGGCCTCGACCGGCCCCCACCTGCACTATGAGCTGTGGCGCAACGGCCAGCGCATCAACCCGGGCAGCATCAAGGTCGAGGACAATGTCCAGTTGGCCGGCAACGACCTGGCCGCCTTCCGGGCCGAGAAGTCCCGGATCGACCGGATCATCGCCTCGGGCGGCGAGCGTCGCCCCGCGGTGATGCAGGCGAGCGTCAACGGCCTGCGGCCGGCCGCTGCGGCGACCCGCTCCTAA
- a CDS encoding alpha/beta fold hydrolase: protein MSEIHHLARPDGETLAFKRVAGTGPTVLWIGGFRSDMEGTKALALDAAARERGWSFVRYDHFAHGQSSGDWRQATIGRWREDAIGLIDYLAEPVIPVGSSMGGWVALLAALARTERMAGLVLVNPAADFTERLMWPSLDDHVRQAILRDGEATITEAGLGEYVLTARMFEEARDWLLMDGPIAMSAPVHVLQGRADETVPWSHAITLIERLIGGDARLDLIEGGDHRLSTPADLARLVAAVDGMRTRSGPAS, encoded by the coding sequence ATGTCCGAGATCCATCACCTCGCTCGCCCCGACGGCGAAACCTTGGCCTTCAAGCGCGTCGCCGGCACCGGCCCGACCGTGCTCTGGATCGGCGGCTTCCGCTCGGACATGGAGGGGACCAAGGCCCTGGCGCTGGACGCCGCAGCCCGCGAGCGCGGCTGGTCGTTCGTCCGCTACGACCATTTCGCCCATGGCCAGTCCTCCGGCGACTGGCGTCAGGCCACCATCGGCCGGTGGCGCGAAGATGCGATCGGCCTGATCGATTACCTGGCCGAACCCGTGATCCCAGTGGGGTCCTCGATGGGGGGATGGGTCGCCCTGCTCGCGGCCCTGGCCCGGACGGAACGAATGGCCGGGCTGGTGCTGGTCAATCCGGCGGCCGATTTCACCGAGCGGCTGATGTGGCCCTCGCTGGACGATCACGTCCGACAGGCCATCCTGCGCGACGGCGAGGCGACGATCACCGAAGCCGGTCTGGGCGAATACGTCCTGACGGCGCGCATGTTCGAGGAGGCGCGGGACTGGCTTTTGATGGACGGCCCCATCGCGATGTCCGCCCCTGTGCACGTGCTGCAGGGGCGGGCCGACGAGACCGTGCCGTGGTCGCACGCCATCACCCTGATCGAGCGGCTGATCGGCGGCGATGCGCGACTGGACCTGATCGAGGGCGGCGATCACCGCCTGTCCACGCCGGCTGATCTCGCCCGGCTGGTCGCGGCGGTGGACGGGATGCGGACCCGGTCCGGCCCCGCGTCCTGA
- a CDS encoding glycosyltransferase family 9 protein — MSVPSNKVLFVTSNRIGDCVISSGILREIARQVPGAEITVACGRPPAPFFRSAPGVERVIVLDKKKAAGHWLELWRQVVGTRWALVVDIRGSALAWLLRADRRVVYNRRWETGLPKVEMVSRLMGAERALEPELFIDARARAEAAAVIDPQLASAPGPIIALAPIAHQPGKSWPADRWGELVERLKAEPRFEGWRFMPVGGPGDRPPATPALTAAGARGIDCVGKGDILCSAAAIDRAALFVGNDSGLMHVAAAAGKPTLGLFGPTEWWLYGPRGPRTAIAASNPTRGQFAPIEALTVERVFEAVLALHDAWIGAPDPTTP, encoded by the coding sequence ATGAGCGTGCCGTCCAACAAGGTCCTGTTCGTCACCTCCAACCGCATCGGCGACTGCGTGATCTCGTCCGGGATCCTGCGGGAGATCGCCCGCCAGGTGCCGGGGGCGGAGATCACCGTCGCCTGCGGCCGTCCGCCCGCCCCCTTCTTCCGCTCCGCCCCCGGCGTCGAGCGGGTCATCGTGCTGGACAAGAAGAAGGCGGCCGGACACTGGCTGGAGTTGTGGCGACAGGTCGTCGGTACGCGCTGGGCCCTGGTCGTCGACATCCGGGGCTCGGCCCTGGCCTGGCTGCTGCGGGCCGACCGGCGGGTGGTCTACAACCGCCGCTGGGAGACCGGCCTGCCCAAGGTCGAGATGGTGTCGCGGCTGATGGGCGCCGAGCGGGCACTGGAACCCGAACTGTTCATCGACGCCCGCGCCCGCGCCGAGGCGGCGGCCGTGATCGACCCGCAGCTGGCGTCCGCGCCGGGGCCGATCATCGCCCTGGCCCCCATCGCCCACCAGCCCGGCAAGAGCTGGCCGGCCGATCGCTGGGGCGAACTGGTCGAGCGGCTGAAGGCCGAGCCGCGCTTCGAGGGCTGGCGGTTCATGCCGGTCGGCGGACCCGGCGACCGGCCGCCCGCCACCCCGGCGCTGACGGCGGCCGGGGCGCGCGGGATCGACTGCGTGGGCAAGGGCGACATCCTGTGTTCGGCCGCGGCCATCGATCGGGCGGCGCTGTTCGTCGGCAATGACTCCGGCCTGATGCATGTCGCGGCGGCGGCGGGAAAGCCGACCCTCGGCCTGTTCGGACCGACGGAGTGGTGGCTCTATGGTCCGCGCGGCCCCCGGACGGCGATCGCGGCCTCCAATCCGACCCGCGGCCAGTTCGCCCCGATCGAGGCCCTGACCGTGGAGCGTGTCTTCGAGGCCGTTCTGGCGCTTCACGACGCCTGGATCGGCGCGCCCGACCCCACCACGCCTTGA
- the infC gene encoding translation initiation factor IF-3: MQSPPVKDGPPMNQDIRAPRVLLIDQNGEKQGVMPTSAALEAAEEAGMDLVQIVSTSEPPVAKILDYGKFRFQEQKKKAEARKRQKVVELKEIKLRPNIDVHDYEVKAKAMHRFFDEGDKVKVTLRFRGREMAHPELGMKLLNKVQADFDEIAKVEYAPRMEGRQMIMILAPK, from the coding sequence ATGCAATCGCCGCCCGTCAAGGACGGGCCGCCCATGAACCAAGACATCCGCGCCCCGCGCGTTCTGCTGATCGATCAGAACGGCGAGAAACAGGGGGTCATGCCGACCTCCGCCGCGCTGGAGGCCGCCGAAGAGGCGGGCATGGATCTGGTTCAGATCGTCTCGACGTCGGAGCCGCCCGTCGCCAAGATTCTCGACTACGGCAAGTTCCGCTTCCAGGAGCAAAAGAAGAAGGCCGAGGCGCGCAAGCGTCAGAAGGTCGTCGAGCTGAAAGAGATCAAGCTTCGCCCCAACATCGACGTCCACGACTATGAGGTGAAGGCCAAGGCCATGCACCGCTTCTTCGACGAGGGCGACAAGGTCAAGGTGACGCTGCGCTTCCGCGGCCGCGAGATGGCCCACCCCGAACTGGGCATGAAGCTGCTGAACAAGGTCCAGGCCGATTTCGACGAGATCGCCAAGGTCGAATATGCGCCCCGCATGGAAGGCCGCCAGATGATCATGATCCTGGCACCGAAGTAG
- a CDS encoding S9 family peptidase produces the protein MMGSIRCRASASILAASLALAAFVFSGAARAQDAAPPPLSAYGALPSLELVALSPSGQRLAFITVIGEQRALVVTDLAADATLGRIGIGEAKVRDLDWIGEDRILITSSIMTSLPAIGIIRRELTGGQIYDVTRQRVVQMLRPTQELLPVLLGPVDIITADDAPTAFVRAHSFSRPAARDLYRVDPETGRARRAEAMNIDVDGYVLDPSGQSVARSAYDERSKVWSLHLRRGRTFEETWRTTAPLDLPALFGLGLSGDSVIVGADRPDFHREDREDAAFFDVNLATGTWRPVRFEFDPTSLFFHPVSGRLIGAWRMEEAGRRYSFADADAGDLWHTILAALPNTSPSLVSLGHDLKSAVVFTSGSNDPGTYRLVDLADRTLETVGSAYGAIPASAVAPITPISYEAADGLEIHGYLTTPPGREARSLPLVVLAHGGPASRDVNEFDWWAQALASRGYAVLQANFRGSSGYGQAFLEAGYGEWGRKMQTDLSDGVRHLTDQGIVDPARVCIVGASYGGYAALAGPTLDRGVYRCAVAVAGVSELRRMVAYEAERGEGRDNEAVRYWNRFMGGDGPRDRSLDARSPARLAAEADAPILLIHGRDDTVVPIEQSRLMDSALRRAGKPVELVELGGEDHWLSRTETRMRMLTETVRFLETHNPAQDP, from the coding sequence ATGATGGGTTCGATCCGGTGCCGGGCATCCGCATCGATATTGGCGGCGAGCCTGGCGCTCGCCGCTTTCGTCTTCTCTGGGGCGGCGCGGGCGCAGGATGCGGCTCCACCACCGCTGTCGGCCTACGGGGCTTTGCCGTCGCTGGAACTGGTGGCGCTTTCGCCCTCGGGTCAGCGCCTGGCCTTCATCACCGTGATCGGGGAGCAGAGGGCGCTGGTCGTCACCGATCTGGCGGCGGATGCCACCCTGGGCCGCATCGGCATCGGCGAGGCGAAGGTCCGAGATCTGGACTGGATCGGCGAAGACCGCATCCTGATCACCAGCTCGATCATGACGTCCCTGCCGGCGATCGGCATCATCCGGCGCGAGCTCACGGGCGGACAGATCTACGACGTGACGCGGCAGCGCGTGGTTCAGATGCTCAGACCGACGCAGGAGCTGTTGCCGGTGCTTCTGGGCCCCGTCGACATCATCACGGCGGACGACGCCCCCACGGCATTCGTTAGGGCGCATTCGTTCAGCAGGCCCGCAGCCCGGGATCTCTACAGGGTCGATCCCGAAACAGGGCGCGCGCGCCGGGCCGAGGCCATGAATATTGACGTGGACGGCTATGTCCTCGACCCATCCGGCCAGTCGGTCGCGCGCAGCGCGTATGACGAACGATCCAAGGTCTGGAGCCTTCACCTGCGTCGGGGCAGGACGTTTGAGGAGACCTGGCGCACGACGGCCCCGCTCGATCTGCCGGCCCTATTCGGGTTGGGTCTGAGTGGCGACAGCGTGATCGTGGGCGCAGATCGCCCCGACTTCCATCGCGAGGACCGCGAGGACGCGGCCTTCTTCGACGTGAACCTGGCGACCGGAACCTGGCGACCCGTCCGGTTCGAGTTCGATCCGACCAGCCTGTTCTTCCATCCGGTTTCGGGACGCCTGATCGGGGCTTGGCGCATGGAAGAGGCGGGGCGTCGATATTCGTTCGCCGATGCCGACGCCGGGGATCTGTGGCACACGATCCTGGCGGCCCTGCCCAACACATCGCCGTCCCTGGTCAGCCTGGGCCACGATTTGAAGTCGGCTGTCGTGTTCACCAGCGGCTCGAACGACCCCGGCACATACCGCCTCGTGGATCTGGCCGACCGCACGCTGGAAACGGTAGGCTCCGCCTACGGCGCGATCCCGGCCTCGGCGGTCGCGCCGATCACGCCGATCTCGTACGAGGCCGCCGACGGGCTGGAGATTCATGGCTATCTGACGACGCCCCCCGGTCGAGAGGCAAGGTCTCTTCCGCTCGTGGTGCTGGCCCACGGCGGGCCTGCCTCTCGAGACGTGAATGAGTTCGACTGGTGGGCCCAGGCTTTGGCTTCGCGCGGCTACGCCGTGCTCCAGGCGAATTTCAGAGGGTCTTCGGGCTATGGCCAAGCGTTTCTCGAGGCCGGCTATGGCGAATGGGGCCGAAAGATGCAGACCGACCTTTCGGACGGCGTGCGTCACCTGACGGATCAGGGGATCGTCGATCCGGCTCGGGTCTGCATCGTGGGTGCCAGCTACGGCGGCTATGCGGCGCTGGCCGGGCCGACCCTGGACCGGGGTGTCTATCGCTGCGCCGTCGCCGTCGCCGGGGTTTCGGAACTCCGTCGGATGGTCGCGTACGAGGCCGAGCGGGGCGAGGGTCGGGACAACGAGGCCGTGCGTTACTGGAACCGCTTCATGGGCGGCGATGGCCCGAGGGATCGGTCACTGGATGCCCGCTCTCCGGCTCGCCTGGCCGCCGAGGCCGATGCGCCCATCCTGCTGATCCACGGCCGGGACGATACGGTGGTGCCGATCGAGCAGAGCCGCCTGATGGACTCGGCCCTGCGACGGGCCGGCAAGCCGGTGGAGCTGGTCGAACTGGGCGGCGAGGATCACTGGTTGTCGCGGACCGAAACCCGAATGCGGATGCTGACGGAAACCGTACGGTTTCTCGAGACCCACAATCCGGCTCAGGACCCTTAA
- a CDS encoding ATP-binding protein, with protein MARIGDFVDAVDAVSPETFGAVVFDRFQNEPNTLAIAVIDEEGRPLGLLERNAFCLKMAAEFGRALYARRPVSSLMDPNPPLAEADASAETFFDTVDAAELGTLLRGFIVVRDGRYLGVGAGVQILQAGSALYRQKAEDMSALARDLAAAEAEAQASSRAKSEFLAVMSHEIRTPLNGVLGVAGLLERKLEQEELRPYVQTILDSGQTLLRLLTDALDMSRASAGILSLEPAPLHLDALGADLQALWRPRAEEKGLVLTVACDTAGGDWVVGDAMRVKQLLNNLIGNALKFTTEGEVVVSLASRWQDGAVRIDAVVDDSGPGIPEATAASIFEPFNTGQAGREGAGAGLGLAICRQIVDRMGGTIGVARSPQGGARFHFSLALPCCDPEMRAAAAVMAEPTPHETLHVLIADDNATNRFVAARLMEMFGCSHEQVEDGAEALAAARDRRFDLILMDIKMPVMDGVAATRAIRALPGPAGRVPILALTANADDRDAAEYCAAGMNGVAQKPIQPDALLNAIRLAMTQVSAPSEAMAAVAA; from the coding sequence ATGGCCAGGATCGGCGATTTTGTGGACGCGGTCGACGCGGTCTCGCCAGAGACCTTCGGGGCCGTCGTATTCGACCGGTTCCAGAACGAGCCCAATACCCTGGCCATCGCCGTCATCGATGAAGAGGGCCGCCCCCTCGGCCTGCTGGAGCGCAACGCCTTCTGTCTGAAGATGGCCGCCGAGTTCGGTCGCGCCCTGTACGCCCGTCGACCCGTATCCTCCCTGATGGACCCGAACCCGCCCCTGGCGGAGGCCGACGCCTCGGCCGAGACCTTCTTCGACACCGTCGACGCGGCCGAGTTGGGGACCCTGCTGCGCGGCTTCATCGTCGTGCGCGACGGGCGCTACCTGGGCGTCGGCGCCGGCGTCCAGATCCTGCAGGCCGGCTCGGCCCTGTATCGCCAGAAGGCCGAGGACATGAGCGCCCTGGCGCGAGACCTGGCGGCGGCGGAGGCCGAAGCCCAGGCCTCCAGCCGCGCGAAGTCGGAGTTCCTGGCCGTCATGAGCCACGAGATCCGCACCCCCCTGAACGGCGTTCTGGGTGTCGCCGGCCTGCTGGAACGAAAGCTCGAGCAGGAGGAACTCCGACCCTATGTCCAGACGATCCTGGACTCCGGCCAGACCCTGTTGCGGCTGCTGACCGACGCTCTGGACATGTCGCGCGCCTCGGCGGGTATCCTCAGTCTCGAACCGGCGCCGCTGCACCTGGATGCCCTCGGCGCCGACCTCCAGGCCCTGTGGCGCCCGCGCGCCGAGGAGAAGGGTCTGGTGCTCACCGTGGCGTGCGACACCGCAGGGGGCGACTGGGTCGTGGGCGACGCCATGCGGGTGAAGCAACTGCTCAACAACCTGATCGGCAATGCGCTGAAATTCACCACCGAGGGCGAGGTCGTCGTCTCCCTGGCCAGTCGTTGGCAGGACGGCGCGGTCCGGATCGACGCCGTCGTGGACGACTCCGGGCCGGGCATCCCCGAGGCCACCGCGGCCTCCATCTTCGAACCGTTCAACACCGGCCAGGCGGGCCGCGAAGGGGCCGGGGCCGGGCTGGGCCTGGCCATCTGTCGCCAGATCGTGGACCGGATGGGCGGGACGATCGGGGTCGCCCGCTCTCCCCAGGGCGGGGCGCGGTTCCATTTCAGCCTGGCGCTGCCCTGTTGCGACCCCGAGATGCGGGCCGCCGCCGCCGTCATGGCCGAACCGACCCCGCACGAGACGCTCCACGTCCTGATCGCCGACGACAACGCCACCAACCGCTTCGTCGCCGCGCGCCTGATGGAGATGTTCGGCTGCAGCCACGAACAGGTCGAGGACGGAGCCGAGGCCCTGGCGGCCGCCCGGGACCGCCGGTTCGACCTGATCCTGATGGACATCAAGATGCCGGTGATGGATGGGGTCGCCGCCACCCGCGCCATTCGCGCCCTGCCCGGACCGGCCGGGCGGGTGCCGATCCTGGCCCTGACCGCCAATGCGGACGATCGCGACGCGGCCGAATACTGCGCCGCCGGCATGAACGGCGTGGCCCAGAAGCCGATCCAGCCCGACGCCCTGCTGAACGCGATCCGGCTGGCCATGACGCAGGTGTCCGCGCCGTCGGAGGCGATGGCCGCCGTTGCGGCCTGA
- a CDS encoding MFS transporter, translating into MTQTPPPPPAVGSSDRRALAVLFAIVFINLVGFGLVVPLLPFFGRSLNAEAWQVALMFSAYSLGQFFAEPFWGRLSDRIGRKPVLLITVIANALGYLMLAYAPNIWVAIGIRLFTGLGAGNVSTVQGYVADVTPPEKRAGRMGLIGAAFGAGFVAGPALSGLLVREDLGALGYQLPIFAACGLATLAALGVVFLLKESLVRQAGPPTARPAFLSGVRDAATNPVVSRVILVTLIYMAGFSGMESTFGLWAGARYDWGAREVAFAFMTVGIVSVICQSAVTGRLSRRFGESRMLSVGCLMFGCGLIGQVLAPAAWFLPVAMSVGAFGMAMTMPNISAMISRATPPDRQGAMLGLNMAASSSGRIFGPVVAGAMFSSLGHDWPLAVGALLMIPAALMAANAGRAVKRGNSVSVMDPHTAA; encoded by the coding sequence ATGACCCAGACGCCTCCGCCCCCGCCCGCCGTTGGTTCCAGCGACCGGCGCGCCCTGGCCGTCCTGTTCGCCATCGTCTTCATCAACCTGGTCGGGTTCGGCCTGGTCGTGCCCCTGCTGCCCTTCTTCGGGCGGAGCCTGAACGCGGAGGCCTGGCAGGTGGCGCTGATGTTCTCGGCCTATTCCCTGGGCCAGTTCTTCGCCGAGCCCTTCTGGGGCCGGCTGTCGGACCGGATCGGCCGCAAGCCCGTGCTGCTGATCACGGTCATCGCCAATGCCCTGGGCTATCTGATGCTGGCCTACGCGCCCAACATCTGGGTCGCCATCGGCATCCGGCTGTTCACCGGCCTGGGCGCCGGCAATGTCTCGACGGTCCAGGGCTATGTCGCCGACGTCACCCCGCCGGAAAAGCGGGCCGGGCGGATGGGGCTGATCGGGGCCGCCTTCGGGGCCGGGTTCGTGGCCGGACCTGCGCTCAGCGGCCTGCTGGTGCGCGAGGACCTGGGGGCCCTGGGCTATCAGCTGCCGATCTTCGCCGCCTGCGGTCTGGCGACCCTGGCCGCCCTCGGCGTGGTGTTCCTGCTGAAGGAAAGCCTGGTGCGACAGGCCGGGCCGCCGACCGCGCGGCCGGCCTTCCTCAGCGGCGTACGCGATGCGGCCACCAATCCCGTCGTCTCGCGCGTCATCCTGGTGACCCTGATCTACATGGCCGGGTTCTCCGGCATGGAGTCCACCTTCGGCCTGTGGGCCGGGGCCCGCTACGACTGGGGCGCCCGCGAGGTCGCCTTCGCCTTCATGACCGTCGGCATCGTCTCGGTCATCTGCCAGTCGGCGGTGACCGGCCGGCTGTCGCGCCGGTTCGGCGAAAGCCGGATGCTGTCGGTCGGCTGTCTGATGTTCGGCTGCGGCCTGATCGGCCAGGTCCTGGCTCCGGCCGCCTGGTTCCTGCCGGTGGCCATGTCGGTCGGAGCCTTCGGCATGGCGATGACCATGCCCAACATCTCGGCCATGATCTCGCGCGCCACCCCGCCGGACCGGCAGGGGGCCATGCTGGGCCTGAACATGGCGGCGAGCTCATCGGGGCGGATCTTCGGGCCGGTGGTGGCGGGGGCGATGTTCTCGAGCCTCGGCCACGACTGGCCGCTGGCGGTGGGGGCCCTGCTGATGATCCCGGCGGCCCTGATGGCCGCGAACGCCGGCCGCGCCGTCAAGCGCGGCAACAGCGTGTCGGTGATGGATCCACACACGGCGGCTTGA
- a CDS encoding S9 family peptidase: protein MTRLLGLAGWLLAAAFTIGLPGAAAAQSPPIEAYAALATIRSVAVSPDGTNLAYIRREGTSVKVIVQTRRGEVLAAVETGEMKLRALDWVSPDHVAVSWISPQRFPFGGVRQNFQLVDILNVRTRSFVRVLDKADYNAYSSVFDWRGGTYRGRPVLYAEALTYEQGDLRLDVYRVDLDTGRGFRQTRGDSDTQGYVLNAEGEPTARIAYQPGNGLWRLAARTGSGWREIHTERALLDQPSVPGMGRTSDSLMLSRALAEGGRSITEIAVADGSVRETFEMDREIDRIFHDNRGLMVGFGYTDVYREHRLFEPRLQAALDVFKTALSGVQISIESFSDDYSVVCVYVEGTGETGGYYLYDATEQRVSIVGRAYPLVPAGAQSEVRIIRYEAADGLPLFGYLTLPAGREPRGLPVVMLPHGGPQARDEAGYDWLSQGIASRGYAVFRPQFRGSDGLGRDLLQAGYGEWGKKMQSDVSDGLRHLTRLGIVDPARACIVGWSYGGYVALAGMAMEPGTYRCAVSVAGVSDLNAMLRRAEFEGGRGDDNPTIRYWKRFMGAESSSDPSLATRSPASHASAVQGPVLLIHGRSDLVVPFEQSQIMLRALGGEGPIARLIAFDGEDHSLSGQQARTRMLTETAAFLATHNPAD from the coding sequence GTGACCAGACTCCTGGGCTTGGCCGGCTGGCTGCTGGCCGCGGCCTTCACGATCGGGCTTCCGGGCGCGGCGGCGGCCCAGTCGCCGCCGATCGAAGCCTATGCCGCCCTCGCGACGATCCGGAGCGTGGCCGTATCGCCTGACGGGACGAACCTCGCCTACATTCGGCGCGAGGGGACGTCGGTGAAGGTCATCGTGCAGACGAGGCGCGGCGAGGTCCTGGCCGCCGTCGAAACGGGCGAAATGAAGCTGAGAGCCCTGGACTGGGTGTCGCCCGATCACGTGGCGGTGTCCTGGATCAGTCCGCAGCGGTTTCCCTTCGGCGGCGTCCGACAGAATTTCCAGCTCGTCGACATCCTGAACGTCAGAACACGCAGCTTTGTCCGTGTCCTCGACAAGGCCGATTACAATGCCTACTCGTCCGTCTTCGACTGGCGCGGCGGCACCTACCGAGGCCGGCCCGTCCTTTATGCCGAAGCCCTGACCTATGAGCAGGGCGATCTGAGGCTCGACGTGTACCGCGTCGATCTCGATACGGGACGCGGCTTCCGTCAGACGCGCGGCGACAGCGACACCCAGGGTTACGTGCTCAACGCCGAGGGTGAACCCACGGCCCGCATCGCCTATCAGCCCGGCAACGGTCTGTGGAGGCTGGCCGCCCGGACGGGGTCGGGGTGGCGAGAGATCCACACCGAACGGGCCCTGCTGGATCAGCCCTCCGTCCCCGGCATGGGCCGGACGTCGGACAGCCTGATGCTGAGCCGGGCGCTTGCCGAAGGCGGGCGCTCGATCACAGAAATCGCCGTCGCCGACGGATCGGTTCGCGAGACGTTCGAAATGGACCGCGAGATCGACCGGATCTTCCACGACAACCGGGGCCTGATGGTGGGTTTCGGGTACACCGACGTCTATCGCGAGCACCGCTTGTTCGAGCCCAGGCTGCAAGCGGCATTGGACGTCTTCAAGACCGCCTTATCCGGTGTGCAGATCAGCATTGAATCCTTCAGCGACGACTACAGCGTCGTCTGCGTCTATGTTGAGGGGACAGGGGAGACCGGCGGTTATTATCTTTACGATGCCACCGAACAACGCGTCTCCATCGTCGGTCGGGCCTATCCGCTGGTCCCCGCGGGTGCGCAATCCGAGGTTCGGATCATCCGGTACGAAGCGGCGGACGGACTGCCGCTGTTCGGCTATCTGACCCTCCCCGCCGGCCGGGAGCCGCGGGGCCTGCCGGTGGTGATGCTGCCACACGGCGGCCCTCAGGCGCGTGACGAGGCGGGCTACGACTGGTTGTCGCAAGGCATCGCCTCGCGCGGCTATGCGGTGTTCCGACCTCAGTTCCGCGGGTCCGACGGTCTGGGTCGGGACCTGCTCCAGGCCGGATATGGCGAGTGGGGCAAGAAGATGCAGAGCGATGTGTCGGACGGTCTGCGCCATCTGACCCGCCTGGGGATCGTCGATCCGGCGCGGGCGTGCATCGTCGGGTGGAGTTACGGCGGATACGTCGCGCTCGCCGGCATGGCGATGGAGCCCGGGACCTATCGCTGCGCGGTCTCGGTCGCCGGGGTGTCGGACCTGAACGCCATGTTGCGGCGGGCCGAGTTCGAGGGCGGTCGCGGCGACGACAATCCCACCATTCGATACTGGAAGCGGTTCATGGGCGCCGAAAGCTCATCGGACCCCAGCCTGGCCACGCGCTCGCCCGCGTCGCATGCCTCCGCCGTCCAGGGGCCGGTGCTGTTGATCCATGGCCGGTCTGATCTCGTGGTCCCGTTCGAGCAGAGCCAGATCATGCTCCGCGCGCTGGGCGGCGAGGGCCCCATCGCGCGCCTGATCGCGTTCGACGGCGAGGACCACAGCCTGTCGGGCCAGCAGGCGCGCACGCGGATGCTGACCGAAACCGCCGCCTTCCTGGCCACGCACAACCCGGCGGACTGA
- the rpmI gene encoding 50S ribosomal protein L35 produces MPKLKTKSGAKKRFKFTATGKVKAGVAGKRHRLISHNSKYIRQNRGTSVMADADAKKIKSYMPYA; encoded by the coding sequence ATGCCCAAACTGAAGACGAAGTCGGGCGCCAAGAAGCGCTTCAAATTCACCGCGACAGGCAAGGTCAAGGCCGGCGTTGCGGGCAAGCGTCACCGCTTGATCAGCCACAACTCCAAATACATCCGCCAGAACCGCGGCACCTCGGTCATGGCCGACGCCGACGCCAAGAAGATCAAGTCCTACATGCCCTACGCTTAA